The following are encoded in a window of Pseudalgibacter alginicilyticus genomic DNA:
- a CDS encoding Gldg family protein produces MKKIFKIAQVELSVLFYSPIAWLVLIIFIIQCGINISDLIDAKAANQELGHELKGLTKDVFGGYNAFFNAVKNNLYLYIPLLTMGLMSRELSSGSIKLLFSSPVTNQQIILGKFLAMAVYCLLLVLVLFGVIFTGFISIEALDFKYLLGGILGLYLLACAYSAIGLFMSSLTIYQVVAAMSTLAVFAALNFMSSVGQSIDLVRDITYWMALSGRVNNFITGLISSKDLIYFILIISLFLVLSIMRLNSGRSTYSLATKTLRYAAVIITVLFIGYLSSLPMFNGYYDTTRFKTNTLTKKTQDLLKQLDEPIKITVYANVINQFAHLASPKFRIYDLKQFDDYTRFMPNLEIEYRPYYNYTLDRRDDTDKTLLERAQRAATAYGFDFDEVLTPDEVSKLIDLKPESNGFVRALEYNGKIANLRMFFDQIGYPKEAEISAAVKNILLGAAKVGVLTGNGERSIDKKGDKAYQGVLNQLNTRSSLINQGFNNLNISFSEYDILPLDLSVLIIADPIEEYNEEELQKIKTYLMHGGHAIIAGEPNKEHIFNPILETLGVQFSNGVLLQESKDYKLDLIQAEISDQANDLGFILEEKSVVSMPNAMAITFKDTLGFKVTPILKTNKNKVWNQTGGVNLETDTVVFNPIKNNKLEAVVALALNRTVQGRHQKIMIFGDADFMSNKEMSRSNLKNKENYKFVENTFKWFSNGEYPIDTTRPKPIDNKILISQEKIVWIKAVFIGVLPVLLLLCGIYILMKRKRN; encoded by the coding sequence ATGAAAAAGATTTTTAAAATAGCTCAGGTAGAATTGAGTGTATTATTTTATTCACCAATAGCGTGGCTCGTATTGATTATTTTTATCATTCAATGCGGAATTAATATTTCCGATTTAATTGATGCTAAGGCTGCTAACCAAGAATTAGGGCATGAGTTAAAAGGATTAACAAAGGATGTTTTTGGAGGATATAATGCTTTTTTTAATGCAGTAAAAAATAATTTATATTTATACATCCCTTTGCTTACCATGGGACTAATGAGTAGAGAGCTAAGCAGTGGTTCTATTAAACTATTATTTTCTTCACCAGTTACCAATCAGCAAATTATTTTGGGTAAATTTTTAGCCATGGCCGTGTATTGTCTTTTGTTAGTATTGGTTTTGTTTGGTGTTATTTTTACAGGTTTTATTTCTATAGAAGCGCTAGATTTCAAGTATTTACTTGGAGGTATTCTTGGCTTGTATTTATTAGCATGTGCTTATAGTGCCATAGGTTTGTTTATGTCGAGCTTAACTATCTATCAAGTGGTTGCTGCTATGAGTACATTAGCAGTTTTTGCAGCTCTAAATTTTATGAGTTCCGTAGGGCAAAGCATTGATTTGGTTAGAGATATAACCTATTGGATGGCTCTTTCAGGTAGAGTCAATAATTTTATTACAGGACTTATTAGTAGTAAGGATCTTATCTATTTTATATTAATTATTAGCTTGTTTTTAGTATTGAGTATTATGCGATTAAATTCTGGAAGAAGCACATATAGTCTTGCAACAAAAACGCTAAGATATGCGGCAGTTATTATTACTGTGCTTTTCATTGGATATTTAAGCTCCTTACCAATGTTTAACGGCTATTATGATACAACACGGTTTAAAACCAATACACTTACTAAAAAAACACAAGACTTACTAAAACAGTTAGATGAACCTATAAAAATAACAGTATACGCGAATGTCATTAATCAATTTGCACATTTAGCATCTCCAAAATTTCGAATTTATGATTTAAAACAATTTGACGATTATACGCGGTTTATGCCAAATTTAGAGATAGAATATCGTCCGTATTACAATTATACGCTTGATAGAAGAGATGATACAGATAAAACATTATTAGAGCGAGCACAACGCGCAGCAACGGCTTATGGTTTTGATTTTGATGAAGTTTTAACACCAGATGAGGTAAGTAAATTAATAGATTTGAAACCTGAATCTAACGGCTTTGTACGTGCTTTAGAATATAATGGTAAAATAGCCAATTTAAGAATGTTTTTCGATCAAATAGGTTACCCTAAAGAAGCCGAAATTTCAGCAGCAGTTAAAAACATTTTATTAGGAGCTGCTAAAGTTGGCGTATTAACCGGGAATGGTGAACGCAGCATTGATAAAAAAGGAGATAAGGCATATCAAGGAGTATTAAATCAACTAAATACACGTTCATCTTTAATTAATCAAGGGTTTAATAATTTAAATATTTCTTTTAGTGAATACGATATATTACCCTTGGATCTTTCGGTTCTTATAATTGCCGATCCTATTGAGGAGTATAATGAAGAAGAACTACAAAAAATAAAAACCTATTTAATGCATGGTGGACATGCTATTATTGCTGGAGAACCAAATAAAGAACACATATTTAATCCTATTTTAGAAACTTTAGGTGTTCAATTTTCAAACGGTGTTTTATTACAAGAAAGTAAAGATTATAAACTCGATTTGATACAAGCTGAAATTTCAGATCAGGCAAATGATTTAGGTTTTATATTAGAGGAAAAAAGTGTAGTAAGTATGCCAAATGCAATGGCGATAACTTTTAAAGATACACTTGGATTTAAAGTAACACCAATTTTAAAAACTAATAAAAATAAAGTATGGAATCAAACTGGAGGAGTCAATCTTGAAACAGATACTGTGGTTTTTAATCCTATAAAAAATAATAAGTTAGAAGCTGTAGTAGCTTTAGCATTAAACAGGACAGTTCAAGGGAGGCATCAAAAAATAATGATTTTTGGTGATGCAGATTTTATGAGCAACAAAGAAATGAGTCGTTCAAATTTGAAAAATAAAGAAAATTACAAGTTTGTAGAAAATACTTTCAAATGGTTTAGTAATGGAGAATATCCTATTGATACTACTAGACCAAAGCCTATAGATAACAAGATATTAATTTCTCAAGAAAAAATAGTCTGGATTAAAGCAGTCTTTATTGGAGTGTTACCAGTATTGCTATTACTGTGTGGGATTTATATTTTAATGAAAAGAAAGCGCAACTAA
- a CDS encoding ABC transporter ATP-binding protein translates to MKESIAKVQNLSHRYSKDWAIKDINFEIKSRGILGLLGSNGAGKSTTMNILCGVINQTEGFALIDGIDIRKKPVEAKKLIGFLPQKAPLHFELTVDEYLIHCAHLRSIPSKEIKSAVAVAKEKCGITHFSKRVLKNLSGGYQQRVGIAQAIIHNPKLVVLDEPTNGLDPNQITEVRRLIKNIAEDRAVILSTHILSEVQATCDTIVMIEHGETVFQDSMEAFNNYIKPNTVLVSMETPPNKEEFLNIDGITNVEYITKNNIRLTFSERPEITKTIIQLSLEKAWGLLEIQLEKSSLDAIFAQLSKKKNYTNA, encoded by the coding sequence ATGAAAGAAAGCATAGCCAAAGTTCAAAATCTATCACATAGATATAGTAAAGATTGGGCCATAAAAGATATAAATTTTGAAATAAAAAGCCGAGGGATACTTGGATTGTTAGGTTCTAACGGTGCAGGTAAATCTACTACCATGAACATCCTTTGTGGTGTTATTAATCAAACAGAAGGTTTCGCTCTTATTGATGGTATAGATATACGTAAAAAACCTGTTGAAGCAAAAAAATTAATTGGGTTTCTTCCTCAAAAAGCACCATTACATTTTGAGTTGACGGTAGATGAATATTTAATTCATTGTGCTCATTTAAGATCTATTCCTTCTAAGGAAATAAAAAGTGCTGTTGCCGTTGCAAAAGAAAAATGTGGCATTACACACTTTAGTAAGCGTGTTTTAAAAAATCTTTCAGGAGGGTATCAGCAACGTGTTGGGATTGCGCAAGCTATAATTCACAATCCAAAATTAGTAGTTTTAGATGAGCCTACTAATGGCTTAGACCCAAATCAAATAACAGAGGTAAGAAGGCTTATAAAGAATATTGCCGAAGACCGCGCAGTTATCTTATCGACTCATATTTTATCTGAAGTCCAAGCAACCTGCGATACTATTGTGATGATTGAACATGGGGAAACGGTATTTCAGGATTCAATGGAAGCCTTTAATAATTATATAAAGCCTAATACTGTATTAGTAAGTATGGAAACACCTCCTAATAAAGAGGAGTTTTTAAATATTGACGGCATTACTAATGTAGAATATATTACTAAAAACAATATCCGCTTAACATTTTCAGAACGTCCTGAAATTACTAAAACTATCATTCAGCTAAGTTTAGAAAAAGCATGGGGTTTATTGGAAATTCAATTAGAGAAAAGTTCTTTAGATGCTATTTTTGCTCAACTTTCTAAGAAAAAAAATTACACAAACGCATGA